GCCTGTTTGGGGTCAGGAGATAACCCCGAGGGCAAACAAAAGAGGGAAAGGGCTCACTTCAGGAACCCGGTCTTCTTTCCGAGGTCCTCGAAGGCATCAATTACATACCGCAGGTCTTCTTTTGTGTGGGCCGCCGAAGGCTCGAGCCTTATCCTCGCTGTCCCGAGCGGGACGGTCGGGTAGACTATCGCCTGGGCAAAGATGTTGTACTCCTCGTAGAGCCTCCTTGAGAACTCCTGGGCGCGCTTCTCGTCGTAGAGCATAACGGGAGTAATCGGGTGCTTGGTGTTGCCGAGGTTGTAGCCGAGCTCCCTCAGCCCGTTCTGGAGGAAGTGGGTGTTGTCCCAGAGCCTCTTAACGAGCTCGTCGCTCCTCTGGAGAATCTCAACTGCCGCTATGGCCGCGGCAACGTCGGGCGGGTTCGGAGCGCTCGAGAAGAGGAAAGGCCTTGCCCTCTGGCGTAGGTAGTCAATGGCCTCTTCAGGCCCAGCAACGTAGCCACCAATGACGCCGAAGGCCTTACTCAGAGTTCCCATCTCGAAGTCAACCTTGTCGTGGAGCTTGAAGTGGTCGACTATACCCCTCCCGCTGTCACCTAAGACCCCTTCACCGTGGGCGTCGTCAATGTAAAGAATCGCATCGTACTGCTCGGCCAGCTCCGCCATCTCCGGGAGCCTGGCGAGGTCGCCGTCCATCGAGAAGACACCGTCGCTGACGATGATTTTCTTCTTCCTGTCCTTGTTCTCCTTGAGTCTCGCCTCAAGGTCCTCCATGTCGAGGTGCTTGTAGATGACCTTCGGCGCGCCGCTTAGGCGCATTCCGTCGATGATGCTCGCGTGGTTCAGTTCTTCGCTTATGAAGACGCCGTCTTCTTCCTTCCTGAGGAGGGCGCTTATGGCCCCAAGGTTGGCGTTGTAGCCGCTCTGGAAGAGTATGGCGGCCTCCCTCTTCTTGAACTTGGCGAGCTTCTCCTCGAGCTCAACGTGGAGGTCCATGGTTCCTGCTATTGTTCTTACCGCTCCTGCGCCGACGCCGTAGTCGAGGATGGCCCTTATGGCCGCGTATCTAATCTCCGGGGCAGCTGCTAAGCCGAGGTAGTTGTTGGAGCACATGTTGAGAACCTTCTTGCCATCAACAACCACCCACGGGCCCTGGGCGCTTTCGAGCTTCCTTATGGTCACGTAGAGCCCCTTATCCTTAAGCTCCCGGAGCTCTTCCCTAATCCAGTCGAGCTTCCCCATGAGAACCACCGGTGCTTGTTGGTCACCGAGGTATAAAAGTTTTGCACTGTCCTCTTCGGTGCAGCCTGAAAAGGCTATCAAACCCAGCGGAGAGCGCGCTCTTTGCAGAGGGCGTCGGTATCTGTTTGGGGTTCCGGGCCGTGGCAAAGGCTAAATACCTGAACCCCCATAGCCTTAAGGGAGGGTGGCAGTTATGTCGGAGGAAGTCAAGGAAGTTAAAATCCTCGAAAAGCCCTGGGTTGAGAAGTACCGCCCCGAGAGACTCGAGGATATAGTCGGTCAGGCTCACATCGTTAAAAGGCTCAAGCACTACGCCAAAACCGGTTCGATGCCGCACCTGCTCTTTGCCGGGCCGCCCGGCGTGGGGAAAACGAGTGCAGCCCTGGCCCTTGCGAGGGAGCTCTTCGGCGAAAACTGGCGCCACAACTTCCTGGAGCTTAATGCGAGCGATGAGCGCGGCATAAACGTCATCCGCGAGAAGGTGAAGGAATTTGCGAGGACGAAGCCGATAGGAGGGGCGAGCTTCAAGATAATCTTCCTTGATGAAGCCGATGCATTAACGCAAGACGCCCAGCAGGCCCTGAGAAGGACAATGGAGATGTTCTCGAACAACGTAAGATTTATCCTCAGCTGCGTCACGGGGGACACTAAGATATACACGCCCGACGAGAGGGAAGTCAGGATAAGGGAATTCATGAGCCACTTCGAGAACGGGCTGGTTAAGGAGGTCAGCAACAGGCTCGGCAGGGACACCGTAATCGCGGCGGTCTCCTTCAACTCAAAGATAGTCGGCCACCCGGTTTACAGGCTGACCCTCGAGAGCGGGAGGATAATAGAGGCAACCGGCGACCACATGTTCCTCACTCCGGAGGGCTGGAGGCAGACCTACGACATCAAAGAGGGCTCCGAAGTCCTCGTGAGGCCGACCCTTGAGGGAACCCCCTACGAACCCGACCCAAGGCCGATAATAAACCTCCGGGAGTTCTACAGCTTCCTCGAAGAGATCGAGAAGGAGCACGGCCTCAAACCCCTCGGTGAGGCAAGAACCTTCAGGGAGCTCGTAACAAGGGACAAGGAGAAAATCCTGAGGAGGGCCCTTGAGCTTAAAGCCGAGATGGAGAACGGTCTCACCAGGAGGGAAGCTGGGATACTGTCACTCCTCGAAGGGGGCTGGACACCGAGGACAGAGCTGCAGGAGAAAGCCGGGATTTCACGTGTCAGGCTCAACCAGATCCTCCGGAACCTTGAGAGGAAGGGCTACATCGAGAGGAAGGTCGAAGGCAAAAAACAGCTCGTCAGGAAGCTCCGCGACGGGAGGGCGGTCAGGAACGCGATGGATGTCAGGCGCATCCTCGAGGAGGAATTCGGGATAAAGATAAGCTACAGGACGGTTAAGAAGCTTCTCTCCGGCCAGGTTGACGGAATCGCCTACGGGATTCTCAGGGAAGTCAGGGAGAAGTGGCTGGTGAGGTATGACGACGAGAAGGCTGGAATCCTCGCGAGGGTTCTCGGCTTCGCCCTCGGCGATGGGCACCTCGCCAAAACCGGGGTCAGGGTCCGGTTCAACTCAACCAGGGAAGAGCTTGAGATGCTCGCAGAAGACCTCAGAAGGCTCGGCCTGAAGCCATCGGAGATAATAGAGCGCGAGTCAAGCTCAGAAACCCACGGAAGGAGGGTCGAGGGAAGGATTCACATGCTCTACGTTGACAGCGTTGCCTTCCACGCACTGCTCCGCTTCTGGGGGGTCGAGGCCGGCAACAGGACGAAAAAAGGCTATGCCGTTCCGGAGTGGATTAAGGAGGGCAACCTCTTCGTTAAGAGGGAGTTCCTGCGCGGTCTCTTCGGTGCCGACGGAACGAAACCGAAGGGAGAGCGCTACAGCTTCAACGGTATAAAGCTCGAGATGCGCGCTAAGAGGGAGAGCCTTGAGAGAACCACGGAGTTCTTCAACGACCTCGCCGAACTGCTCAGGGAATTCGACGTGGATTCCAGAGTAATCGTGTCGCCCGCTGGAGATGGATTCGCGGTTCGCCTGCTCGTCACACCAAAGGATGCCAACTACCTCAACTTCCTTACGAGGGTCGGCTACGCCTATGCCAAAGATGCCTGCGCGAGGCTCGTTGGGGAGTACATCAGGATAAAGCTCGCCTGCAGGGAGATGATTCTTCCCGAGATAGCTGAAAAAGCCGTAGAGCTCGCAACAGCCACGAACCCGACCCATGCCGCAAAGGTTCTTGGCGTTAAGAGGGACTTCGTTGTGAACCGGCTCAAGGGCGTTCCAATCGGCATAACGAGGGACTTCATAACTTTCGAGGAGTTCGTGAGAGAGAGAACCCTAAACGGCTACGTCGTGGAGCGGGTTGTAAAGAAAGAAGAACTCGGCTACCTCGACGTATATGACGTCACCTGCGCGAAAGACCACAGCTTCATCTCGAACGGCCTCATCAGCCATAACTGCAACTACTCATCAAAGATCATCGAGCCGATACAGAGCAGGTGCGCCATCTTCCGCTTCAGACCGCTGAACGACGACGCCATAGCGGAGCGCATTAAATACATAGCCGAAAACGAAGGCCTTGAGCTGACCGAGGAGGGGCTTCAGGCGATACTCTACGTCGCAGAAGGCGACCTGAGGAGGGCCATAAACGTCCTCCAAGCTGCCGCCGCCCTCGACACGAAGATAACCGACGAGAACGTCTTCCTCGTTGCAAGCAGGGCCAGGCCAGAGGATATACGTGAGATGATGGAGCTCGCCTTAGAAGGCAACTTCCTCAAGGCGAGGGACAAGCTGAGGGAGATCCTCCTGAAGCAGGGCCTCAGCGGGGAGGATGTCCTCATCCAGATGCACAGGGAGGTGTTCAACCTGCCGATCCCGGAGGACAAAAAGGTCGCCCTGGCCGATAAAATAGGCGAGTACAACTTCAGACTCGTCGAAGGGGCCAACGAGATGATACAGCTCGAGGCCCTGCTCGCTCAGTTCACCATAATGGGCAAGTGATGGCCATGCCGCGGGAGATGCCCTGGGTCGAGAAGTACAGGCCGAGAAGGCTCAGCGAGATCGTCAACCAGAAGGAGGCAATAGAACAGGTCAGGGCCTGGGTCGAGGCGTGGCTCCACGGCAACCCCCCAAAGAAGAAAGCTTTGGTCTTAGCGGGCCCGCCCGGGTGCGGGAAGACAACCACAGTCTATGCCCTGGCCAATGAATACGGCTTCGAGGTAATCGAGCTCAACGCGAGCGACGAGCGAACCTACGAGAAGATAGAGCGCTACGTTCAAGCGGCCTACACGATGGACATCCTCGGAAAGAGCAGGAAGCTCATCTTCCTCGACGAGGCCGACAACATAGAGCCGAGCGGTGCCAAGGAGATAGCCGTGCTCATCGATAAGGCAAGAAACCCCATAATAATGGCCGCCAACCACTACTGGGAGGTCCCGTGGGAGATAAGGGCCAAGGCCCAGATAGTCGAGTACAAGCGCCTCACCCAGGGGGACATAGTCAAGGCTTTAGCGAGAATACTCCACATGGAAAAGATCACTGTCCCCAAGGAGGTTCTCTACGACATTGCGAAGCACGCCAACGGCGATCTGAGGGCGGCGATAAACGACCTCCAGACGGTTGTGACCGGGGGCGTTGAGGACGCCCAGGACGTCCTGGCTTACCGCGACACGGAGAAAAGCGTCTTCCAGGCTCTGGCGCAGGTCTTCGCCACTGACAACGCCAGGAAGGCCAGGCTTGCAATCCTCGGAGTGGACATGTTCCCCGACGAGCTCCTCCAGTGGATAAGTGAGAACGTCCCTTACGCCTACCCCAGGCCCGAGGATATAGCGAGGGCGTATGAAGCACTAAGCAGGGCCGACATATACCTCGGGAGGGCCCAGAGAACTGGAGTATATTCCCTCTGGGCGTACGCAACGGATATGATGACGGCAGGAGTCGCCGTTGCTGGCCTCAAGAGGAAGGGCTTCGTGAAAATCTACCCGCCGAAGACGATAAAGCTCCTCACCGAGAGCAAGGAGGAAAGGACGCTCAGGGACTCAATAGTCGGGAAGGTAATGAAAGAGATGCACATGGCAAAGCTTGAGGCGCTGGAGACCCTCAACTACCTCAGGGCGATATTCGAGAACAACCCCGAGGCCGCGGCCCACTTCGTGGTATACCTCGACCTTGATTTGAAGGAGGTCGAGTTTTTGGCGGGGGATTCCGAGAAGGCCAAGACGATATGGGCCAAGAGCATGAACATCGAGAAGAAGCTCAAGAGGGAAGAGGAAGAGGCCAGGGAAGCGGGGAAAGAGCCCGAAGAGGTTGAAGTAACCGAGGAGGAAAAGGAGCCAGAGGAAGAAGCCGAAGAGACGATAGAAGAGGCCCGGGAAGAGCCTGAAGAGGAAATAAGCGAGGAAGAGCTCGAGAAGGCAGCGGAGGAAATTGAAGCGGTTGGCAAGAAGAAAGAGGAAAAGAAGAAGGGCAAGCAGGCGACGCTCTTCGACTTTTTGAAGAAGTGAGCTCCTTTCCATTCTACCGTGCCATACCCATCGAACTCGCCTAGAATTCCTCGGGGCTCGCGCTTTTCCTCGACTGGGGATAGCTTCCGAGACGTCGTTTAAATCCCTCAGGGGCCACCTCAATCCAAGCATGTCTTCGAGGAGGAACTTTAGTGGAAGCCAGAGATCATCCCAGAATCCTCACGTCCGCGCAGACCTTAAAGACGTGTGGCTTGAAGTCGCTGACCTTTTTTACCCTGACTGCACATTCTTTCCCCTGCTTCAGGCATTCCTCGAGTATTCTCTCCCTGAATCTCCCGATCTCTGACTCTTCCACGAAGTCATAGTAGTGGAGCCACCTCTCGGCCTTGCCCAGCGTTAGGGCCAGCGCGTCAACGCCCCTCGGCGTCGGGCTTATCACGCGGTCGTAGGTTGGAAGCCCCGGAAGAACCTCGAAGGCGTCCCCATGTATGAACTCTATCTCGCCCCTCAAGCGTTCCCTGTTCAACTCGATGTTCTCAAGGCCGAGCTCGTAAGCTTCTCTGTTCAGCTCTAAGGCGGTGATTTTTACCTTCCGATAGCGGGCTATGACGAGCGCGTAGGGCAGAACGCCCGCGAAGGGCATCAGAATCCTCTCCCCATCGCGAGCGAGCTGGACCAGGCGGTAGCGCTCTCCCTTCATCCTCGGGTTGAAGAAGGCCTTTGAGAGGTCCACCTTTATCTCGACGCCGTTTTCCCTGTGGACGGTTTCAAGCCTCCTCTCGCCCCAGATTATGGAGTAGTCCCTTATCCTGAAGGCCCCCTCGTGGAAGCCCTTCTTAGCAATGACCTTGAGGAACGGGTGAACCTTCAGCAGGCCCCAAACGATGTCATCAACGCGGTGTTCGAGCTCCGGGGGAATCTGAACCACCGCTATGTCCCCAACAATGTCATACCTCCTGAGGTGCTCCAGCTCTTCCTTTGTCAGCCTCTCCGCTAAAACGCTCTCAAGGTTCTTGTATATCTGCCTCTCAGGCCTGAGCGGGAGTTCAATGTCAAGAACCTCGTAGCCGAGGGAGTGAACCCTTTCATCCTCAAAAACGGGCAAAAGAACGAAATCACCCTCTATCCTTGGCCTTCTCTTCCCGTCGTAGAGGTTAAGCTTTTTCAGCTTCCCTTTCACCGGCTCCGCTTCCCCCTTCGGAACCCTCAGCGCCGGCACCCCTGCTTCCCTCCGGGTTCTCCTCCTTGGCTGGTGGGAGCGCGCCGAAGAGCACTATTTCGGCCCTTTCCTTCCCCGGTAGCGCATTTAAAATCCTTTCCATTAGCTCCTTCCCATCAATCGGTTCAAACTCCCTGGCCAGTACGGATTCCTGTTTCGGGTCAAGAATCCCCCTGGGCAGGAAAAGGAGCATTAAAGAGTTGTTGACCAACACCGCGTCCCTGACTGAGAACAGGAACTTGGCAACGCCGGGAAAGTCGTTGTAAAGTGCCAGATACTCAACGCCCTCAAAGTAAACGCTTGCTGGACTTTTCGTTTCCAAAAATGTCAGTATCTCGCCCTGAAGCACGTGGAGCTTTCCTGGATCTATTGCCCCCTCCATCTCGGCCCTGCTCAGCCAGATAAACCTGTCCGGCTTAACCCCGGATTTTTTAACCCACTGCTCGTAGGTGTTCCTGCTCACCACCAGGAGACCGGAAAGTCTCTTCAGGAGCATCAAAGTCATGGGGGAAGGGGCCTCTCTCAGCAGATAACCGCCCGTTATGGGGAACTTGCCCTCCCGGTAGCCCTCCAGCTGATTGCTGGGTGCTGGCTGTGGGGACGAAGCACGCCTGAGGTTCAGAAAAACCACAAGGAATATCACCGCGTAGGACAATAGGTAGAACAGCGCTATGATCTCCCATATGCCCCTATTCAACAAAGACTCGACGATGACTCCAACAGATCCAGCGGCAAAAAGGCTCAAAGAAACAATCACCCTTTTGCTCAGGTCTCTCCAGACCCCCGAGAGACGGGAATAGTAATACCAGGCACGGTAAATGCCGAGAAGAGAGCCCAGAAGTAAGAAAATTCCCATAACTAACGCCGGGTAGTTAGCGTCTCCCATGGCTTTCCCTGGGGAAAATTGGGGTCCTTCCTAAAAACGTTTTGCCTCACTTCCAGTAGGGCTCGCGCATGAGAACGGCTTTCTTGAGGAGCTCAACTATCTCCTCATCGCTCGCACCGTTCCTCATTGCGGTCAGGAAATCTATTAAGTCGTCGTTTCTCAGGAGGCAGGTCTTGAACATCCCATCGGACGTAACCCTCAAGCGTGTGCAGTTGGCGCAGAATGCTGTGTTGTGCATCGCCCTTACAACCTCCACCTCGGCAATGCCGTAATCTGTCGGAATGAAGTACTTCTTCCGCCTGTGCATACTTCTCTCGCGCGTCTCCACCGCCCTCTTCTCAAGCTCCCTCTCGACCGGCTGGAGGGGGTAGAAGTACCTGCTGAAGAAGGCAGTCCCCTCAACCTCCCTGGGAACCTCGAGTTCGATGAGCTGGAGTATTGTTCCAGTTTTGGCCGCGAAGTCTATCATATCCCATATTTCGCCCTCGTTCAGGCCCTTCATGACCGTCATGTTGAGTTTTACCGGGCTGAGGTATTTTACCGCCTCCTCGATCCCTTCAAGAACAGTTTCCAGCATATCCACGCCCGTTATGCGCCTGTAAACGTCTCTCCTGAGGCTGTGGAGGGAGACGTTCACCCTGTCGAGGCCGGCTTTGGCAAGGGGTCTGGCGAGCTCCTTGAGTCTGCCCCCGTTGGTTGTCATGCTTAAGTCCACCACGTAGGGCTTTATGCGCCCCACTATTTCCAGTATGTCCTCCCTTACCGTAGGCTCGCCGCCGGTCAGCTTGACCTTGTTAATGCCAAGGCGCGAAGCGATTCTAACGAGCCTCTCGATTTCATCCGGGGTCAGCTCCAGCTTTGCGTTGAAGTGCTGGCCCTCCCTGTGGCAGAAGAAGCAGCGGAAGTTGCACTCCTGCGTGAGCGATATCCTGAGGTTCGTTACTGGCCTCCCGAAGCGGTCGTAGAGCACCATGGGAACACCAAGGTGATCAACCCCCAAGTTTAAAAAAAGATTTTGGGTAAACAGATTTGGTTAACACGGGTGAAGGAAAAGGTAAAGTAGGGGAAGGTGCAAGGTTTTACCGGCCCAACTGGAGGGAAACTTATGAAGGTCGAGAGGGTTCGTGAGGTCATGAACAGGATAGAGGGCCTCCACAGGGAGTTTGAATCCAAGTTTTCTCTCCTGTACGAGGAGAACAGCTACGAGGAGCTTTATGAGCTCGTCAGGGGGCTTTACAGTCTCGTGAGTGAGAAAATGGATCTTGTGGGTGAGCTTTACAGGGAGATGGTTCCCCTCGGGGAAGAGGTCGAACCCGTTGCGAAGGAGCTCCAGAAGAGCGAGCACCAGATGAAGTTCCGCCTTGAAGAGGTAATCGCATTACTCTCAAAGCCCGATGCGTATTCTGAGAGAACGAAACTGAAAGCTGCCCTTGAGAGGCTCGTCCAGTTTCACAGGATATACGACTACACCGTGAGGAGGGCCCTCCAGATCATGGGCAAGGAAGTGGAGAGCCTGGAGTTCGTCGAGAGGATTGGGGGAGAGAGCGAAAACCAGAAAAAGCCACCAACCAGTATAATCAGGAAACTCGAACAAATAGATGATCTGGATAAAAAACTCCAGAGCCTCGTGAGGTTCACATACAGGCTTTACGCCCATCCCGCTGATGTCCACAAAGTTGAGGACGCCCTGAAAACCTGGCACAGAATGGGGCTCCTTTGGGTTGAGGAAAGAAATGTGGAAAAGCTCAGCGGCGTCAAAAACGCCGGTGAAATCCTGGAGGGACTCGCTCTCATTGGAGTAGTGGAAAGGAAGGAACGGGGGGGTGAAAGTGTCTACAGACACAGGAGTTTCAGTTCGGATTAGGGGCATATACAGCACGGCCCTGACGAAGCTCTTGTTGGACAGGGGTTTCAAGATAGCCCAGCCGAGCCAGAAAATCGCCGAAAGGCTTGGAATCGAGGAAACCTACGACGAGTTCAACGTTGACATCTACGACAAAAAGGACCACCATGGAGTCATCCTAACGGGGGAAGCGGTCGAGGAGGTAAAAAAAGTATTCGAGGAAGAGTTTATAGACGTCGTCTTTAGGCGTCTCCCCTACCAGCTCTACGGGATTTACAGGGGACTCGTTGTGAAAAGGGACGAGAAGTACGTCTACGTTGACATAGGAAGTGCAATAGGAACGATACCCATTGAGGAAGGCAAACGGCTCCAGGAAGGGGATGAGGTTCTCGTCCAGGTCAAGAAGCACAACCTCCTCCCTCACCTCAGCCCCACCCTCACGGTTCCCGGGGATTACGCCGTTTTGATACCCAAACCACCGGGAAGCCAGAGGCACGTCAAGATATCCAGAAAGATAAAGGAAAGCTCCGAGAGGGAGAGACTGAGGATACTCGGGCTTAGCATCGACCTGGGCGAATGGGGAATCCTCTGGAGGACGGCCGCGGCCTACAAGGACTGGAACACGCTGAGGGACGAGATCGTAAGGCTTTCCAAACTTGCGGAGAAGCTCAAAAACGCCGACAGTTACTCCGCCCCGGAGCAGATAATCGAGGGCAGGAACATTTATGAGGTCGAGTTCGGGGGAGGGGCCAAGAAGAAGCTCGATGAGATAAGGAACAGGGTCGTTCCAACCATAGACGGCCACCACCAGCTGAAGGCCTACGACCTGGAGTTCAGCTTTGCCGTCGAGATAGCCGAGGGGATTCTCGCCGAGGTTCCCAGTCAAAGGGCAAAAGTCAACCAGGGCTTTTGGAACGTCCTACTGAACCAGAAGGGGCCAAAAAAGGGCTGGCTCTTCTTCCTGGAGCACGGCAAGCCGGACGGCCAGAAGTTCAAGCTCGGGCCGGGGGAGGTAATGGAGGTCTCAATGAACCCGCTGAGGATAACCCTGAAGAGACACCTAAAGCCTGGAAAAGTCTACGACGGCCTCGACGTCCCGATAGAGTTCGGGGATTATGCAGTAACTGAGATAGAAGCCGGCAGGTGGTGGTTCGTCCACCGCTACTACAATAAGGACGGTAACCTGAAAGGCGAGTACTACAACATCAACACGCCCGTCGAGATATACCCAGACAGGGCACGCTACATCGACCTCGAGGTGGACATCGTGAAGTGGCCCGACGGGAAGAAGGAGATCATAGACAAGGATAAGCTCAGGGAGCACTACGAGGACGGAATAATAACCGAGAAGCTCTACCGCGCCGTGCTCAAGATAACGCAGGAGGTTTACGAGAGGGTTTAAGGTAACTCTGATGCCCCGCCTTTCGGCCTCCTTTTCAACCTTTTATCGTGGAGGAGATTTTGAAGTCTCCGAGCGCGCGTTCTGTGCCCCGTTACTCCGTCCTTGGACTGTTCAAGGCTGAGGAGACCACCCTCAAACCCTGCCCATCCCCTTCGACCTCAGCCCCGAGGTCGGGCACACCAAAGCTGTCACTGCGTCATCGAGAAGGGCAAAGGAAGCTGAGTTGGGGAGGAAGAGCACATCTACAAAGTCGATGAAGCCAAAGTTTCCGCCGGATATCACAAAATCGATTCCGGGGAGGTTTTGGGGACTTCTTTCCTGCTCTCCCTTCCGAGTTCAACTGAGTCCTCTATCCCCTTCTCCGTTATCCTGAAATAGGCCATCAGCCCTTCAGGTCTAAACCGGTGCCTCTCAAGGACGGCAACCCTCCTCCCGGGGGTTGGCAGTCTGTCGAGGCGGAGGATATCCTTGCACCTGTAGCCGAGCGTCTGCTCGGCCACGGGCTTTGTCATGCCCGTCTCGCTGTCAAAATGGACCTGATTGATTACCAGGACTGGAATAGAGTTTTTCCTGGCTATCCAGAGGAGAACCTGGAGCTGCTTGTTCAGCTCAACGTTCAGGGAGCGCCAGTCCTCTTCTGCCCGGTAGTGTGCAGTTATGGAGTCAACCACGACGAGAGAAAAGCTCCCGTTGACGATCTTTTTCAGGGATCCTATAATTCTACGCTGTTCCTTGAAATCACCGGGATGAAAAAGCACGAAGCGCGAAAGCGCCTCCTCCGGGTCAAACCCCCTGAGCCCCGCCATCTGGGAAAGTCTCTCTGGAGAAAAACCTCCCTCGGTGTCAACGTAAGCCACCTTCCCCCCGCTCAAGATGCCAGCTTGAATAGCCAGAGTGGTTTTTCCGGAAGCATAGGGGCCGTAGACCTGGGTCAGGATCCCCGGAGCAAAGCCTCCACCGAGGAGTTCATCGAGGGCCCTGGTTCCGGTGGAGAGCATGGGTCACACCTATACCACGAATTCCTCCCCTGGCCTGAGGACTTTGACAAAGGCAAAGATCCTGCGCCTCCTCAGTTCTTCAATCAGCTTTTCGGGAGAGGCACTGCTGTAAACCCCATAGTGCATTGGAATGACTATCTTCGGCCGTATGTCCTCGACTATCTGGACAGCCTCCCTCTCGTTGGCGGTTGAACGGCCGCTTATCGGAACCATCAGGACGTCCACGCTTCCGCGGAGGTTCTGGAGTGCTGGGAAGGGGTAAGTGTCCCCGGTGTGGAAAACCTTTTTGTCCCCCTCTATGAGGTAGCCGAGGGGGTACTGGCTCGATGGGTGCTCCATGAATATCGCCGTTACTCTAACGCCGTTTCCAAGCTCTACTGTCTCGCCAGCCTGGATTTCCCTCACCTTTGTTATCCCATCGGCCACCGCCATCATGTAGACTGTTTTGGGGCCTATAACAGTGGCATCCCTGAGCCTGGAGAGGAGCTCAACCTTACCGTAGTGGTCGGTGTGCTCGTGGGTTATCAGTATGTAGTCGACGTCCCCGATCCCGTCGTCTTCAACCTCGGGGTAAGGGTCTATAAGCAGTCTGACCCCGTTCGTCTCTATCCAGAAGCATGCGTGACCGTGCCATATGATCTTCATCAGGTCTCACCGCATCTTTTTTCGGGGAGGTGAACTTAAATATTTCCCCACCAAATTGAACCCGATGACATCAAAAAAGATCCTCGCAGCTGGACTGGTAGTGCTCATTGCCCTGAGCCTCTGGGCCGCAGCGGAGCTGGAAAGCCAGGACAGTGAGACTGTCCTCTCAGAGGTCTCAAAGATACTGAAGGCAGTAGAGGAGATCAGGGGCCTGCAGTTTGAGGAACGGCCGGCAATAATAGTCCTCACAAAGAGGGAAGCAAGGGAGCTCTTCAAGCCCGGGAAGCCGGATATAGATAGAATGAGGCTGGAGGAAGATGTGTACAAGATGAGCCTCCTACTCCCACCGGACTACCCCTACGTTCAGGAGAAAGTTGAGCAGGACCTCGGGTGGATAGCCGCAACGGTGGGGAATAAGATATACATCATAAGGGAGAACTTTCTCGGGGACGTTAACACTGCCAGGAGGGTAATCGCCCACGAGTCGGTTCACGTTCTTCAGAAGCAATGGTTTGACGCCCCCTACGGGGGGCCAACCCTTGACACC
This is a stretch of genomic DNA from Thermococcus zilligii AN1. It encodes these proteins:
- the moaA gene encoding GTP 3',8-cyclase MoaA → MLYDRFGRPVTNLRISLTQECNFRCFFCHREGQHFNAKLELTPDEIERLVRIASRLGINKVKLTGGEPTVREDILEIVGRIKPYVVDLSMTTNGGRLKELARPLAKAGLDRVNVSLHSLRRDVYRRITGVDMLETVLEGIEEAVKYLSPVKLNMTVMKGLNEGEIWDMIDFAAKTGTILQLIELEVPREVEGTAFFSRYFYPLQPVERELEKRAVETRERSMHRRKKYFIPTDYGIAEVEVVRAMHNTAFCANCTRLRVTSDGMFKTCLLRNDDLIDFLTAMRNGASDEEIVELLKKAVLMREPYWK
- a CDS encoding DUF402 domain-containing protein — translated: MSTDTGVSVRIRGIYSTALTKLLLDRGFKIAQPSQKIAERLGIEETYDEFNVDIYDKKDHHGVILTGEAVEEVKKVFEEEFIDVVFRRLPYQLYGIYRGLVVKRDEKYVYVDIGSAIGTIPIEEGKRLQEGDEVLVQVKKHNLLPHLSPTLTVPGDYAVLIPKPPGSQRHVKISRKIKESSERERLRILGLSIDLGEWGILWRTAAAYKDWNTLRDEIVRLSKLAEKLKNADSYSAPEQIIEGRNIYEVEFGGGAKKKLDEIRNRVVPTIDGHHQLKAYDLEFSFAVEIAEGILAEVPSQRAKVNQGFWNVLLNQKGPKKGWLFFLEHGKPDGQKFKLGPGEVMEVSMNPLRITLKRHLKPGKVYDGLDVPIEFGDYAVTEIEAGRWWFVHRYYNKDGNLKGEYYNINTPVEIYPDRARYIDLEVDIVKWPDGKKEIIDKDKLREHYEDGIITEKLYRAVLKITQEVYERV
- the radB gene encoding DNA repair and recombination protein RadB; protein product: MLSTGTRALDELLGGGFAPGILTQVYGPYASGKTTLAIQAGILSGGKVAYVDTEGGFSPERLSQMAGLRGFDPEEALSRFVLFHPGDFKEQRRIIGSLKKIVNGSFSLVVVDSITAHYRAEEDWRSLNVELNKQLQVLLWIARKNSIPVLVINQVHFDSETGMTKPVAEQTLGYRCKDILRLDRLPTPGRRVAVLERHRFRPEGLMAYFRITEKGIEDSVELGRESRKEVPKTSPESIL
- a CDS encoding MBL fold metallo-hydrolase encodes the protein MKIIWHGHACFWIETNGVRLLIDPYPEVEDDGIGDVDYILITHEHTDHYGKVELLSRLRDATVIGPKTVYMMAVADGITKVREIQAGETVELGNGVRVTAIFMEHPSSQYPLGYLIEGDKKVFHTGDTYPFPALQNLRGSVDVLMVPISGRSTANEREAVQIVEDIRPKIVIPMHYGVYSSASPEKLIEELRRRRIFAFVKVLRPGEEFVV